A window of Cellulomonas wangleii genomic DNA:
CCGCGCAGACGGGCGGAAGCCGGTGAACGGCCGCGCGCCATAGGCGGCGCTCGCCAGGTACCGGCCCTCCCAGGCAGCATGCTGCGACACCAGTGTGAGCCACCTGTCGTCTGTCGTCTCCACTGGCCGTTTCTCGGTGACGAGGTGCGTGACAGCGAACGGCGACGCCGACACGAGGCGCCGGGCCGTCTCGACCTCGCCGTGGTCGCTGTTGACGGTCCTGACCGTGCGCACCGCGCCACTGGACACCCCCACGGCCGCGATGAGGCGGGAGTCCTTACCTCCGCTCAGGTCGGCTCGTGGCGGCTCCGGCCAACGGAGGGCGGACGCCATGACGGTGCGCATGTCGGCAACGACGGATTCGTCGGGGGGCACAGGAACGCCACGCACGCCCTGCAGCCACTCGGCGAAGTGCGCGCGCTCGTCCACCCGGATGCCCCCGTCGCCGGCCGTGGCGCGGACGTGTGTGCCGCCTCGTAGGTGTCGGCCGGCACCGATCTGAGTGGAGCCCCCGGGCGCCCAGCCGATTGTTGCCATCCCGGCCCACGCCTGCGGGTTCCGGTGAGGGCGCTCGCCCATGAACACGTGAGCGAGTCCCATCCGGGTCGACCACACGTCACCGTCAGCCATTGAGAAGTGGAAGAGGCGCACGAGGCCGAAGAGGTCGTTCCGCAGCTCGACGGAACGAGGGCGCCAGCGCACAGCGGCGAAGGGCGGCGCCACACGCGCCACGTCGAGCGCGCCGTCGAGCACCGCATCGGCGAGTTCCCCTTCGTCCGCGTCGGTGACGCCTGCCTGCAAGCTGGGAACGTGCACCCAGGCCACCGCGTCGGTTGCGCGCTGGACACCGCTACGCCAGTCGACGGCTGTGCCCGGAGTACGCCAGGTGACGAGGCCGCTGATGGTGTCGCCCGTCGTGAGCGCACGCTCGGACAACCCGATCCGGTCCATGTGCGCGTCCGCGTGCTTTAGGCGCTGCTGCGTGACGTGCGATGACTCGGGACGTCGAAGGACGTAGGCCAACAGGCCTAGGGAGCTCGACATAGGTCGCCTTCCTTCACAGACTTGGTGGCTTCACAGGCTGCTGTCGAGCATGTCAAGGCACTCGCGCCAGAGCCGGGCGTACTCGGCCGGCTTCGGCCCGACGTGTCCCGGCCCGCAGTCGATCTCGACGGAGCGCACGTCGACCGACGGGCTGTGCTCGCGCAGGCCGCGCAGGAACGGGTCACGGTGCCGCTCGACGTGCACGCGGTCCCCGGTGTTCTGGACGTAGAAGAGGCGGAAGGACGCGTCGTTCGCCCGCATCCGTTCGAGGACGGCGGTTCGCTGCCGGGGCGCGGAGCGTGTTCCGAAGACCGCGTCGAGAGCCGGCCGCACGAGGCGGGGGAAGTAGCCGTTCAGGTCGGTCTGCGGGTTCACGGCGAACACCGTGGACCCCTCGAGCAGGCTGGCCACGTGTATCGCCGCGAACCCCCCACCCGAGCCGCCGGCGAGCACGATGTCGCGCGCGCCGCAGCCTTCCGCCACGTTGCGCACCCACGCCGCGAGAGTGATCGGCAGGTCGAGCGACTCTGTCCCGAGGTACCACCCGAGTCGCAGCGTGCGGTCTAGGTCGAGCGTCGGGTCGCCGATCGCGAGCAACGGTCCGCCGGAGGCCGTGTGGGTGCGGACCCGCTCGAACCGGGGGAGTGCCGTCTTCGCGCGGTCGAGCGCACCGTGTAGGAGGACCGTCAGCACCGGGGAATCCCCGGGAGAGTAGAGGGTCGGCAGCGTGAGCGCACCGAGGTCGAGCGTCACGATCGTCGGCTCCTGCGGAGGTACGAACGAGTGTGGGACCCCCTTGTACGAGGACAGCGGCATGTCGCGCACACGGCGAGCCTCGCCGCTGGACCACGCCACCAACGGCGGACGCCCCCAGCTCTCGTCGTCCGGCGGTGCCGTCGTGAGATCGGCGATCACCGCGCGCATGCCCAGGTCACGATCGTGGAGCAGGAGCGAGCCGAAGCGTCGCCGGAGGTCGTCCGCGGCGTGCAGGCGCACGGACTGGTCAGCCGTCGCCGACCACGCCCGTCCCTTCGCCTCCGCCATTGCCGGCCACACCTCGGAGCCCAGCGCAAGGCGTTCGGAGGCGCCAGGTGTCACATCCGGGTCAGCACGCCCGGCGCCCGCACCGGCATCGCGCTCTGGCCGCGACGGCGGTGTCGTCACTACCGCGCGGCCGCCCAGGTCCAGGCGCAGGCCTCCCGGCGCGTCGAGCGTGGCCTCGTCGAGGCCTTCGATCGCGGCCGAGGCGAGAGCCGGCGGCACGAGGACAGCGGCGAACGCGAGACGTCGGCCACGCCGTGACACGGACACTTGCGTCGCCGGCTCGGCTTTGCCCCACCCCGTGGCCTTCCACCCCTCGTGCGGGTCCGTCCGGCCGCGGACGAGCAGGACGTCTCCCCCGGGCAGCAGATGCATGCGGGTGGACTTGTGCGCAGACGTCAGCGCGAGACAGTCGTCGTCCTCCTGCGTCACGTCGACGTCGGGAGCGAGGAGCCAGCGCTGCTGCGCCTCGACCTCGTCGTCGGCTTCGACGTGGTCCACGACGACGAGCGCCTCGGTGCGCCGGTCGAAAGTCACACTACGGCGGAGGAGGACGCCGGTGTACCCGCGGTCCTCGAGCACGAAGTGGTCGGTGTCGGCCGTGGTTGCACGCGCGACGAGCGCCACGACGCTCGACCGGTCGTACCGGCGCCCCGGCACGTGCACGACGTTGTGCGATGCCCGGCTGAGCACGAGGTCACGGATGGCGTGCTCGCCGTAGATGTACTTGCCGGGGTCGACGAGCCACGGGCGCCCACCGGCGAAGTACGTCAGCGACCCGCCGTCCGGGTGTCCATGCACCCGGCGCGCGGACCCGAACGAAAGCGAGTAGAAGGTCTCGTCGACGCACCGGCGGTCCGTCTCGCCCCAGCCGCTGCGGCCGAAGACGTAGCCGCGGTCGAAGACCGCGACGAGGTCGGCGGGCGGCTCGCCGTCAGCGCCGTTGGACGCCACGTACTTCGTCGCCGGGTGGTCGATGCCGCGGGGTCGGCCGCCGTCGCCGTCGCCGATGCTTTCGTACTCCCCGTCAGGCCGGGTGGCGTGCGCGAGTGCGAGCGGGGCAGCGGCCAGGCGCTCGGAATGCGGGAGCGGGGGTTCGCCCTCGAGCTCGAGCCGGCGGAGGGCTCGCGACCACCACCGGTAATTTAGGTCGTGGTAAACGGGACTGCCTTCGGCGTTCACACCCTGCTCGTCGTAGCTCTCCTCGAGCAGTCCCTCCAGCCGCGTGCGTCCGAGCGCGACCCACTGGCCCTGGCCGAGCACGGTGCCGATGACGAACAGGGCCTCGTGTTGGTGCAGCGCGTGGTTGGCGCGGCCGAGGTGCCGTTCGTCTTCGAGCCACTCCCCGTGCTGGTGGAGGGAGTCGAACACCCACCCCGGGTCGTCCACGACGAGGAGTCCCGCGACGAGCACGAACCCCCGCACGGCGTCGACCATGTCGGACCACGCCCAGGCGGAGGGGGAGCCGCCGGGTGGGTTGTGCTCCACCCAGGACCGTGCGTGCTCCACCCAGAGGTCACGGGCCGTCTCGTCACCGGCTAGTGCGGCACGCCGTGCGGGCTCGAGCCACCGCAGCATGTGCAGTTGCGCGGCCCAGTTCCGGCTGGTGAACGGGTCCTCCGTCCACGTCATAACGGTCGGAAGCTGCCACTCCGCGTGCGGGTGGAGTTGGATGCGGCGGTGGGCGAGCAGCTCGACGGCGCGGGCATCCGTCGCCCGGCGCTCGAAGTGCGGGCCGAAGGACTGACGCGCGGCCACGCTACGAGCGTGCGCCAGCGTGGGCATGGGTCGAAGGTCAGGCACGAGTGCTCTCCAGCTGCTTGTACAGGGCCGCGTAGGTCTGCGCGTTAGCCGTCCACGATCGTTCCGCACGGACCCAGTTGGCACCGGCGCGGGCCAGTGCCTCACGCCGGTCCGGGTCCTCGACCAGCTCGCGCAGGGTTTCCGCGAGCGCGTCGGGGTCGCCCGCGCGGAACAGCGCTGCTGCCCCGCTGTCCTCGGCGATCTCCTGCAGCGCTTCGACGTCGGAGAGGACGACGACACGACCGGTGGCGAACGCCTCGAATGGCTTGAGCGGCGTGACGAGCCGGCACACGTCGGCCGGACGCCGGGGGACCGCGAAGACGTCGATGACGCTGTAGTACCGCAGGACGTCGGCGTGCGGCACGCGTCCGGTGAAGGTGACGTTGGTCAGGGCCAGGCTCTCGGCGCGCTTCTGCAGATGCCCGAGGACGGGTCCGTCGCCCACGACGAGGAGCCAGGTTGGATGCCCGCACTGCTCCAGGCGTGCGAAAGCCTCGAGGAGCACCTCGATCCCCTCGTACTCGACCACGGAGGTGACGCAACCGACGACGACCGCCCCCGCTGGGATGCCGAGTTGCGCCGCCAGCGCCTCGTCACGGGACGGGACGGCGAAGAGCTCGCCGTCCACGGCGTTCGGCACGATGGTGAGGCGGTCCGCCGGTAGGCCGGCAGCGAGGATGCGGCGGGACATCACGCGCGCGAGCGTCACCACATGGTCTGCTGCGGCACGCGCGTCGGCCTCGCGCTCACGACGCCATTCGTACGCCTCAGGCGTGCCATAGCGCGCGAAGACCGCGGCGGTGTCCGTCCAGCCGTACTTGTCCGCTGTTCGCGAGAGCCAGGATTCCTCCCAGAAGCCTCGCGCCTCGTACACCACCGGAATGCCGGTCGCGTCTCCGACGGCGCGGGCGATCAGTGCGTTGAAGAAATCGGAGTGCGCGTGCAGCACCGAGGGGCGTACCCGTCGGGCGACCTCGAGCAGCGCCTCGGCATTGGCCTGCAACCACGCGGCGTGACCTACATCGAAGATCGAGTCGCCGACAGATCGGTGGTACGTCACGCCGTCGACCTCGTCGACTTCGCCTCCGCGTGACGTCGTCGCGGTGATGCCGAGTTGCACAAAGACGTGGGGGTCAAGCCCTTCCGCCGCCTGCGCGCGTCCCGTGCTCTGGGTGCGGAGCGTGTACCCGGACTGCGTGGTCGGCACCGCGCGGCCGACGACGTGGAGGACCCTGCCAGCTACACGCTCGACTTTGACGGGGACGGTGAGCGACGGGACAAACGACCCCTCCATCACGGCCCTTTCGCTGTCACGCAGCGCGAGCGTGCGTTGGTCACGGGGGTCGCCGTGCGCCGCCGCCGCGGCAAAGTAGTCGTGCGCACGTCGAAGATAGCCACGGTCCCGCAGCCCTCGGGCGAGGGTGCGCAGCTCCTGCAGACGGAGGTCCGTGAGGGCTGCTACTTGCACAGAAACGAGCCGGTCCGCCTCGAGCAGGTCGCCGTCCGTAAGCAGCTGCTGGACCACGCGCAGCGTGTCCGGACCCGCGAGCACGGCCGGTCGCAGGCGGGCGCCGGGCAGGTCCTGGGTGCGCAGCTCCGAGTCAAGCACGGCGACCGCCGTGGACAGCCGCCGGAGCGTGGACCGGTCAAGGTCGCCGTCCGACTGCTGCATGAGCTGGTCGGTGCGGTCGCGCAGCGCATGCATGTCCTGCGCGAGCGCCGCCAGGCGACTGTCCGCCTCCCTCCAGCGGCGCTCACCGACGGCGACGCGCGCGCGGAGGCTGCGCAGCGCAAGGGCCGTGCACGCGAGTGCGGCGAGGAGGGCCAGGGTCGTGACGGCGGCGACGGCGTCCAGCGTTCCCGTGACGAGGCCGACCCCGGCGCCGCCGAGACCGACTGTCAGCGCGCCGACGCACGCCAGCTGGAGACTGCTCGAGCTCATGGGGGTCCTTAATTCTCGGTGCTGCCGGACGCGCGCGGCGCGACCTCTTCGAGCAGCGACGCGATGGTTTCGTAGGTGCAGCGGGAGTAGTGGAAGGGCGCAGGTCCCCAGCGGTGCTGGGAGTCCGCGACGACGTCCTTGATAGGCGGCGCCACGACGCGGATGCCGGCGTCCCGGGCCGCCGAGTAGTACCGCTCGAAGGCGGCGTTTGCCTCGGCCGGCGCGACGCCGAAGCTCCGGGGCACCGCGCTGCCGTCGTCCGAGGTCTCCGCCCAGGGGACGGCGAGCAGGACGGTTTTAGGGAGCAAGCTCAGGCCGCGCACGGTGTCGTGGAACCATGCGAGGGCGCGGCACCAGAGCGCGAAGTGCTCATTCGTCCCGAAGGTGACAAGTCGTCGACCTCGGAGGTGCTCCTCGATGCCGGACGCTACGAGTTCGACCGAGCGCGTCGCGACCTGACCTTCCGGCCAGGTCCACACACCCAGGCGCTCGTCTGTGAGGTCCCAGACGAGCAGGTCCGTCTCCGCTGCGTGCGCGACGAGCAAGGAGGGGAGGTCGCCCTGGGCGTCTCCCTCGACCATGCGGCGCTGGAAGGGCGACTCCAGAACTTCGGTGCCGGGGACGGTCGCGGCGCCGGCATAGGCACTGATGAGCGACTGGCGCGCCACGTACCGGACTAACACGAACTGGCCGGAGCCGGAGACATGCTCGAACGTGTCCCGTGCCACGCAGCTGCCGTAGACGAAGACTCGCGTTGTGGTGTCTCCGGCCGGTGCCCCCGCGGGGCTCATCCGGCGAACTCCTCCTGCCGTGCGCCGATGTCGAGGAGGTGCGCGATCGCGGCGACGGTCCGGCCCGATGCATGCCCGTCCCCGTACGGGTTCACGGCGGTCGCCATGGCCTCGTACGCCTGCGGGTCGCGCAGCAGGCGCACGACCTCGTCGACGATCCGCTCTTCGTCGGTGCCGATCAGCTTCACGGTGCCGGCGTCCACGGCCTCGGGTCGCTCGGTGTTGTCGCGCATCACGAGGACCGGCTTGCCGAGGCTCGGCGCCTCCTCCTGCACCCCGCCAGAGTCGGTCAGCACGACCGTCGCGAGCGACAGCATGCGCGTGAACTGCCCGTACGCGAGCGGTTCGATCACGATGACGTTGGCCAGGCCTTCGACGTGGGGGAGAACAGCCTCTCGCACGACGGGGTTGCGGTGGATCGGCAGCACGACCATCAGCTCGGGCTCGTCCTTCGCCACGCGCGCGACGGCCCGGCCGACACCGGCCATGGCTTCTCCCCAGTTCTCGCGCCGGTGCGTCGTGACGAGCAGGATGTCCCGCCCCTCGGACCCCAACTGCTCGAGTGCCGGGTCGTCGAAGGGGACTTGCTTGCCGACCGTCGCCAGCAGCGCGTCGATGACCGTGTTGCCCGTGACGACGATGTCCTCGTCCGCCACGCCCTCCCGCAGCAGGTTCTCCCGGCTCGTTCGGGTCGGCGCCAGGTGCAGCGCGGCGATCTGGGACGTGATCTTTCGGTTCGCCTCCTCCGGGAACGGGGAGTACAGATCACCGGACCGCAACCCTGCCTCCACGTGCACCACGGGGATCTGCCGGTAGAACGCCGCCAGCGCGGCGGCGGTGGACGTCGTGGTGTCGCCCTGGACCACCACGGCGGCCGGCTGCTCCTTCTCGAGGATCGGGTCGAGCCCGTCGAGCACGCGGCTGAAGATCTGCGCGAGCGTCTGCCCGTGGCTCATGATGTCGAGGTCGTGGTCCGGCGTGATCCCGAACAGCTCGTTGACCTGGTCGAGCATCTCCCGGTGCTGGCCGGTGACCACCACGACGCTGTCGAGGTCGTCGCTCGCCTCGATCGCCTTGACGACGGGCGCGCACTTGATCGCCTCGGGGCGGGTGCCGTACACGGTCATGATCCGGGGGCGCATCGTCGGTCTCCTGGGTCGTTCGGTTCTCAACCGCCCCGGACGTGCCGGGGCGGGGCGGACGGGTCGTACAGCTCGGTCACGCGCACGGCGGTGTCGTGCCCCTCGCCGAAGGCGTCATCGAGCAGGCCGGCGGCCTTCTCGGTCTCGCCCTTGGCCAGGTTCCACGCCCACCAGCGGTACTTCTGGGCCACGTCGTAGGCGCTGCCGTCCATGACGAGGCGGCCCTTGTGCAGCCAGATGGCGCGGGTGCACGTCTCCTCGACCGTCTTGGCGGCGTGGGAGACGAGGAACGTGCAGCCTGCGTTGCCGCGCAGCTGGTTCATCCGGTCCTCCGACCGCTCCCGGAACGCGGCGTCGCCGGTGGCCAGCGCCTCGTCGATCAGCAGGATCTGCGGGTTCGCGGCGGCCGCGATCGCGAACTTCAGGCGCGCCCCCATGCCGGACGAGTACGTCTTCATGGGGTGGTGGATCGCCGGCCCCAGCCCGGACAGCTCGACGATGTCCTTGTAGGCGGCGCTCACCTCCTCCGGCGTCATGCCCATGGCGAGGCAGCCGAGGCGCACGTTCTGCTGACCGGTGAGCTCCGGCAGCATCGCGGCGTTCACGCCCAGCAGCACCGGCGTCGTGCGGGCCAGCACCATGCCCCGGGCCGGACGCTCGAGGCCCGCGATGACCCGCAGGAGCGTGCTCTTGCCCGACCCGTTGAGCCCGACGACGCCGACGGCCTCGCCGGAGCGGGCGACGAACGACACCCCGGCGAGTGCACGGTTGAGCACCGTGGGCTGGCGCCCGATGAGGCGGTTGACCGCGCGCATCGCGCGGGGCACCTCGGCCCGCGCGGCCGCGTCCGTGGAAGGCGTGCGGTAGCGCACGTGGACGTCGTCAACCGCCACCTGAACCGAGCGCATTGCGGCGACCCCGGTCACGGTCATGACGGCCTGCGTGGGGCTAGACGGAGCCATAGCTCTCCTCCCCGCGCCAGAAGAAGACGGCGCCCGCGACAAGGAGACCGACCGACCATGCGCTGAGTACGGCCCAGGACTCCCACGCAGGGGTCTGGCCGTACAGCAGGCAGTCCCGAACGATGTCCAGCACGAGGAACATCGGGTTCATCTCCACAACGCGCAACAGCGTGGGGTGGTCGATGAACCGATCGAAGGAGAAGAAGACGGCTGACCCGTACAGCCAGAACCGCATGAGCACGCCGATGACCTGGCCGAGGTCGGGCACGCGCGCCGTGGCACGGGCGGCGATGAGCGTGAGGCCCAGGTTCATGGCGAGCTGCAGCGCAAGGACGAGCGGGACCAGGAGCCAACGCCAGCCGATCAGCTCAGCCGGTGCCGCCCATGTGTCGGCGGCTGCCGGTCGCGTGAACAGGATGAGCACGACCAGCAGCACGAGGGTCGGCACGAACGCGAGGGCCTCGCGTGCCACGGACGCCAGCGGCAGCGCCGCGCGAGGGAATGCGAAGGACCGGACGAGCGACCGGCCCGCGACCAACGAGCGTGCGCCGGTGCTCACCGTCCGCGAGGTCAGCCGGAACAGGAAGACACCGATCAGCAGGTACCCGATGAAGTTGTCGATCCCTCTGCTCGAGCGCAGCAGCAGCCCGAAGATCACGAGGTACACGGCGGCGTCGAGCAGCGGCGACAGCACCAGCCAGACCCGCCCCAGCAGGGTCCCGCTGTTGCTCGTCGACACCTTCGCCCGCGCGTCGGCCACGATGAAGTGCCGCCGCAGCCACAGCAGCCGCAGGTACTCCCCGAAGGCCGGCCGGCTCGCGACGGGCCGCAGCACGGTCCCGTCCACGGGTTCCACGTGCAGGGGCCGACGGCCGTCGCGCAGCAGCAGCGGGCGCGTGAAGACGTTCGGCGTCGCGCCGGTGGCCGGCGCGCTCGTCGCCGTGTCGGTCGCGGCGCCGGTGGACCGCCCGCTCACGCCGCCACCTCCTCGTACAGCCGCCGGTACGCCGCCCCGGCGGCTGCCCACGTGCGCGTGGCGGCGAAGGCCCGTCCGGCCTCCCCGAGCGAGCCGGCGAGCGCGGGGTCGTCGGCCAGCCGCTCGATGGCGTCGGCCAGCGCCTGCGCGTCGTCGGGCGCCGCGAGCAGGCCCGTGCCTGGCTCCCCGACGATCTCCGCCAGGGCGGGCAGGTCGCTGGCCACCACGGGCCGCCCGAGCGCCATCGCCTGCATCGGCTTGAGCGGCACGACGGCCCGGGTCACGGCCGTGTCCCGGCGGGGGACGGCGAAGGCGTCGAGCGCGAGGTGCCAGCCGACCGCCTCGTCGGGGGCCACCCGGCCGGGCAGCACGACGTGGTCCGCGATGCCGAGGGACTGCGCGCGCCGGGCGATGGACGCGCGCGCGGTGCCGTCCCCGACCACGGCGCAACGCACGTCCGCACCGCGCCGGCGCAGCACGGCCACCGCCTCGACCAACGTCTCGATCCCCTCGTAGTCGACCAGGCTGCTCACCGTGCCGACCCAGAAGCCCTCCCCGGACAGGCCCAGCCGTGCACGGGCCGCCGTCGAGGATACGTGCAGGTCAAGCAGCTCGCCCGGCACCGCGTTGGGCACGACGGTGATCCGTGCGGGGTCGACGCCGCGCGTGACGAGGTCGCGCCGCACGGTCTCGCCGAGGGTCACCACGTGGTCCGCTGCCCGGGCCAGCTCGGTCTCCCGCGCCCGCAGCAGGGCGTGCCGCTCGCTCGCGCGCGCCGCGTGCTGCGCCTCGGCGGTGGGGAACGACGCCGCCCACGTGTCCTCCAGGACGCCGCGCACCTCGTACACCCACGGCAGGCCGTGCTCGTCGGCGAGGGCGCGGGTCACCACGGCGTTGCTCCACGCGGTGGTGGTGTGCAGCACGGTGGGGCGCAGGGCACGCACCAGGGGTCGCGCGAGCGCCAC
This region includes:
- a CDS encoding glycosyltransferase is translated as MSSSSLQLACVGALTVGLGGAGVGLVTGTLDAVAAVTTLALLAALACTALALRSLRARVAVGERRWREADSRLAALAQDMHALRDRTDQLMQQSDGDLDRSTLRRLSTAVAVLDSELRTQDLPGARLRPAVLAGPDTLRVVQQLLTDGDLLEADRLVSVQVAALTDLRLQELRTLARGLRDRGYLRRAHDYFAAAAAHGDPRDQRTLALRDSERAVMEGSFVPSLTVPVKVERVAGRVLHVVGRAVPTTQSGYTLRTQSTGRAQAAEGLDPHVFVQLGITATTSRGGEVDEVDGVTYHRSVGDSIFDVGHAAWLQANAEALLEVARRVRPSVLHAHSDFFNALIARAVGDATGIPVVYEARGFWEESWLSRTADKYGWTDTAAVFARYGTPEAYEWRREREADARAAADHVVTLARVMSRRILAAGLPADRLTIVPNAVDGELFAVPSRDEALAAQLGIPAGAVVVGCVTSVVEYEGIEVLLEAFARLEQCGHPTWLLVVGDGPVLGHLQKRAESLALTNVTFTGRVPHADVLRYYSVIDVFAVPRRPADVCRLVTPLKPFEAFATGRVVVLSDVEALQEIAEDSGAAALFRAGDPDALAETLRELVEDPDRREALARAGANWVRAERSWTANAQTYAALYKQLESTRA
- a CDS encoding glycosyltransferase family 4 protein — encoded protein: MRGFARQVALGVTTATGMAAEDPALLAVQASRRAPRRATLAVAGLLDNGTGGRHADARRGLAAWLRGHRDDARAGVAAALAGRPASPVRRVLGEVAVELDVPLPPDAPRVTRARAAWRAGDVSGAVTLAQGTPLGRRLASEQRAMTPGTVLAGDRRARSTPAGPPVALHLLTNSLPHTSSGYTLRSHEVLRAQAAAGIEVAAATRLGYPVVVGRVTGRDVDVVDGIAYHRLLPWSAARTPGARLRQNVALARPLVRALRPTVLHTTTAWSNAVVTRALADEHGLPWVYEVRGVLEDTWAASFPTAEAQHAARASERHALLRARETELARAADHVVTLGETVRRDLVTRGVDPARITVVPNAVPGELLDLHVSSTAARARLGLSGEGFWVGTVSSLVDYEGIETLVEAVAVLRRRGADVRCAVVGDGTARASIARRAQSLGIADHVVLPGRVAPDEAVGWHLALDAFAVPRRDTAVTRAVVPLKPMQAMALGRPVVASDLPALAEIVGEPGTGLLAAPDDAQALADAIERLADDPALAGSLGEAGRAFAATRTWAAAGAAYRRLYEEVAA
- a CDS encoding ABC transporter ATP-binding protein, which encodes MAVDDVHVRYRTPSTDAAARAEVPRAMRAVNRLIGRQPTVLNRALAGVSFVARSGEAVGVVGLNGSGKSTLLRVIAGLERPARGMVLARTTPVLLGVNAAMLPELTGQQNVRLGCLAMGMTPEEVSAAYKDIVELSGLGPAIHHPMKTYSSGMGARLKFAIAAAANPQILLIDEALATGDAAFRERSEDRMNQLRGNAGCTFLVSHAAKTVEETCTRAIWLHKGRLVMDGSAYDVAQKYRWWAWNLAKGETEKAAGLLDDAFGEGHDTAVRVTELYDPSAPPRHVRGG
- a CDS encoding ABC transporter permease; protein product: MSGRSTGAATDTATSAPATGATPNVFTRPLLLRDGRRPLHVEPVDGTVLRPVASRPAFGEYLRLLWLRRHFIVADARAKVSTSNSGTLLGRVWLVLSPLLDAAVYLVIFGLLLRSSRGIDNFIGYLLIGVFLFRLTSRTVSTGARSLVAGRSLVRSFAFPRAALPLASVAREALAFVPTLVLLVVLILFTRPAAADTWAAPAELIGWRWLLVPLVLALQLAMNLGLTLIAARATARVPDLGQVIGVLMRFWLYGSAVFFSFDRFIDHPTLLRVVEMNPMFLVLDIVRDCLLYGQTPAWESWAVLSAWSVGLLVAGAVFFWRGEESYGSV
- a CDS encoding heparinase II/III domain-containing protein translates to MPTLAHARSVAARQSFGPHFERRATDARAVELLAHRRIQLHPHAEWQLPTVMTWTEDPFTSRNWAAQLHMLRWLEPARRAALAGDETARDLWVEHARSWVEHNPPGGSPSAWAWSDMVDAVRGFVLVAGLLVVDDPGWVFDSLHQHGEWLEDERHLGRANHALHQHEALFVIGTVLGQGQWVALGRTRLEGLLEESYDEQGVNAEGSPVYHDLNYRWWSRALRRLELEGEPPLPHSERLAAAPLALAHATRPDGEYESIGDGDGGRPRGIDHPATKYVASNGADGEPPADLVAVFDRGYVFGRSGWGETDRRCVDETFYSLSFGSARRVHGHPDGGSLTYFAGGRPWLVDPGKYIYGEHAIRDLVLSRASHNVVHVPGRRYDRSSVVALVARATTADTDHFVLEDRGYTGVLLRRSVTFDRRTEALVVVDHVEADDEVEAQQRWLLAPDVDVTQEDDDCLALTSAHKSTRMHLLPGGDVLLVRGRTDPHEGWKATGWGKAEPATQVSVSRRGRRLAFAAVLVPPALASAAIEGLDEATLDAPGGLRLDLGGRAVVTTPPSRPERDAGAGAGRADPDVTPGASERLALGSEVWPAMAEAKGRAWSATADQSVRLHAADDLRRRFGSLLLHDRDLGMRAVIADLTTAPPDDESWGRPPLVAWSSGEARRVRDMPLSSYKGVPHSFVPPQEPTIVTLDLGALTLPTLYSPGDSPVLTVLLHGALDRAKTALPRFERVRTHTASGGPLLAIGDPTLDLDRTLRLGWYLGTESLDLPITLAAWVRNVAEGCGARDIVLAGGSGGGFAAIHVASLLEGSTVFAVNPQTDLNGYFPRLVRPALDAVFGTRSAPRQRTAVLERMRANDASFRLFYVQNTGDRVHVERHRDPFLRGLREHSPSVDVRSVEIDCGPGHVGPKPAEYARLWRECLDMLDSSL
- the wecB gene encoding non-hydrolyzing UDP-N-acetylglucosamine 2-epimerase, producing MRPRIMTVYGTRPEAIKCAPVVKAIEASDDLDSVVVVTGQHREMLDQVNELFGITPDHDLDIMSHGQTLAQIFSRVLDGLDPILEKEQPAAVVVQGDTTTSTAAALAAFYRQIPVVHVEAGLRSGDLYSPFPEEANRKITSQIAALHLAPTRTSRENLLREGVADEDIVVTGNTVIDALLATVGKQVPFDDPALEQLGSEGRDILLVTTHRRENWGEAMAGVGRAVARVAKDEPELMVVLPIHRNPVVREAVLPHVEGLANVIVIEPLAYGQFTRMLSLATVVLTDSGGVQEEAPSLGKPVLVMRDNTERPEAVDAGTVKLIGTDEERIVDEVVRLLRDPQAYEAMATAVNPYGDGHASGRTVAAIAHLLDIGARQEEFAG
- a CDS encoding DUF6270 domain-containing protein, with amino-acid sequence MSPAGAPAGDTTTRVFVYGSCVARDTFEHVSGSGQFVLVRYVARQSLISAYAGAATVPGTEVLESPFQRRMVEGDAQGDLPSLLVAHAAETDLLVWDLTDERLGVWTWPEGQVATRSVELVASGIEEHLRGRRLVTFGTNEHFALWCRALAWFHDTVRGLSLLPKTVLLAVPWAETSDDGSAVPRSFGVAPAEANAAFERYYSAARDAGIRVVAPPIKDVVADSQHRWGPAPFHYSRCTYETIASLLEEVAPRASGSTEN